In Anas acuta chromosome 6, bAnaAcu1.1, whole genome shotgun sequence, the following are encoded in one genomic region:
- the ZDBF2 gene encoding DBF4-type zinc finger-containing protein 2 isoform X2 codes for MFDRIKRSDEASASSAQGMERQGVEGSLQQDSNSSLHTRGQEHPRPGVSTMQNRQGYCNCCHVHYSNLEQHIFSSQHRHFTTYRRNRMGTSSLMERFLQDVLQHHPHRYHDSRPTYDDMPLQITPASARIACLSSEETEKKNRGTQEISSKDQESSDDMCSSAPCPSHEGPKETSVTQTLTQKLKTEKECVVEISQQSTGICSNEKRDVLKDAQTANRSHEDQFTAVSPIPQHLSVTPLIPSSSVNPKIEKNAKNLSSSNKIPHSGCDETGTEIGDRDVLLKPCLNPALALAHPKYPSVSQQNPVYRHRDSLLITSGQSLLKQDGLQTQDETSVSDFHLRDTVGINSSLDLGTSPQLAGCKNVKTNVGDESSVDETIENVILKYCHGTTYEELHFKEENNLCLTVSSLLDRTHLEGSEMSFDCDAPIQSGTDLPKAAVKDIELLKEVQISLQDKDYGTQLSSVLKGESLQQIEKVKRDVVAHTEEPVLPALPHVPPSFVGKTWSQIMYEDDIKIEELVRDFREGRFRCYFDSESTANFTGRRMKRKKQKDEKKDDAAEGNRVESTSVKALPEFNDALSGGSDFDNQSVASDMLCNQQLLKMPRKRTWRLASRCQVVKVSHGTQTSLLDYPVTKRKMARKESDQADQKESTMWSEGEKTPNMKTRLCALKLPESYSKIMSPVQPKTTVYVLSCPEIKQCKGKPVDIPKTRKNRNSTDSKDSIRYKYKQCSLKYYDPLTNRVLKMPPKSSVGEKVKKPTHVRQLFRSLSFDANMRKLADAQREGTQSKSCNWSDLYSSSSATLLADPGKGNDTASSQKADGSSVISVERTDCLVSGHSENSLKHLSISPLNSHPSVIEGDCRLTPLNSRVTKTPLTSIRSERLERENPKAMWKRKEGTSIEPLFSKKAAGAMSVRCTVGRRGSRVSTGKQTSRTIKQQKEGLRRKLSPCAQKSSAFSIHRRQTGKTTVGKHLKKEKPDAKKIKVRRKPKRTFLNSTVVTGIPEKGQKVSPGSFPKKPESFFQSQKLGTSTWKRREQKEVIDKAAEVLELQKVQSQSNVKQF; via the exons ATGTTTGACAGAATCAAACGATCTGATGaagcttctgcttcttcagcacAAG GAATGGAAAGACAGGGTGTTGAAGGTTCGCTACAACAGGACAGCAATAGCAG TTTGCATACAAGAGGGCAAGAACATCCTCGGCCTGGAGTATCCACCATGCAGAATAGGCAAGGATACTGCAACTGCTGCCACGTACACTACAGTAATCTGGAACAG CATATTttcagctcccagcacagacaTTTTACCACTTACCGCAGGAATCGTATGGGTACCAGTAGCTTGATGGAGCGTTTCCTGCAAGATGTTTTGCAGCATCATCCCCACCGATACCATGACAGCAG gcCAACCTATGATGACATGCCACTCCAAATCACTCCAGCATCTGCTAGGATTGCTTGCCTGTCTTCAGAAGAGACGGAGAAAAAGAATAGAGGCACACAGGAGATTTCCAGCAAAGACCAGGAGTCCAGTGATGACATGTGCTCTTCTGCTCCATGTCCCTCTCATGAGGGCCCAAAGGAAACTTCTGTAACACAAACACTtactcagaaattaaaaactgagAAGGAATGTGTTGTAGAAATATCCCAGCAGTCTACTGGCATTTGTAGCAATGAGAAACGGGATGTCCTGAAAGATGCTCAAACTGCAAATCGTAGCCATGAAGACCAGTTTACAGCTGTGAGCCCCATACCTCAGCATTTGTCTGTCACTCCTTTAATACCTAGTTCTTCTGTTAAtcctaaaatagaaaaaaatgctaagaaTTTGTCATCATCAAATAAGATTCCACATAGTGGATGTGATGAAACAGGAACAGAGATAGGCGATAGGGATGTGTTATTGAAACCATGCTTGAATCCTGCTCTGGCGCTGGCTCACCCCAAATACCCTTCAGTTTCACAACAGAATCCTGTATATAGGCACAGGGATTCTTTACTTATTACCTCAGGTCAAtctcttttaaaacaagatGGTTTACAAACTCAGGATGAAACTTCGGTGTCTGATTTCCATCTCAGGGATACTGTGGGTATTAACAGCTCCCTAGATCTTGGGACTTCCCCACAACTAGCAGGATGCAAAAATGTGAAGACAAACGTGGGTGATGAAAGTTCAGTGGATGAAACTATTGAAAATGTTATTCTGAAGTACTGCCATGGAACCACATATGAAGAACTTCATTTCAAAGAGGAGAACAATCTCTGTTTAACTGTTTCATCCCTTCTGGATCGTACTCATTTAGAGGGCTCTGAAATGAGTTTTGACTGTGATGCACCTATTCAATCAGGAACAGACTTACCCAAGGCAGCTGTAAAAGACATAGAGTTGCTAAAAGAGGTCCAAATAAGTTTGCAAGATAAAGATTATGGAACACAgctctcttctgttttaaaaggtGAATCATTGCAGCAAATAGAAAAAGTGAAGCGGGATGTAGTAGCTCATACTGAAGAACCAGttcttccagctctgcctcatgtGCCTCCTTCTTTTGTGGGAAAGACTTGGTCTCAAATAATGTATGAAGATGATATAAAAATTGAAGAACTTGTGCGTGATTTCAGGGAAGGTCGTTTTCGCTGCTACTTTGACAGCGAATCCACAGCCAACTTTACGGGGAggagaatgaagagaaaaaagcagaaagacgAGAAAAAGGATGATGCTGCTGAGGGTAACAGAGTAGAAAGTACATCAGTTAAAGCACTGCCAGAATTTAATGATGCTTTAAGTGGTGGCTCTGATTTTGATAACCAATCTGTAGCTTCAGATATGCTATGCAACCAACAACTTCTTAAAATGCCTAGGAAAAGGACATGGCGCCTAGCTTCAAGATGCCAGGTGGTTAAAGTTAGCCATGGCACACAAACAAGTCTATTGGATTACCctgtaacaaaaagaaaaatggctaGAAAGGAGTCTGATCAAGCTGATCAGAAAGAAAGCACCATGTGGTCAGAAGGTGAAAAGACTCCAAACATGAAAACTAGACTATGTGCCCTTAAACTTCCCGAGTCCTATAGCAAGATTATGAGCCCTGTGCAACCCAAGACAACGGTGTATGTACTTTCATGTCCAGAGATAAAGCAGTGTAAAGGTAAACCTGTAGACATTCCTAAAACGAGGAAAAATCGTAACTCCACAGATAGCAAGGACTCTATAAGGTATAAATACAAACAGTGTTCTTTGAAGTATTATGACCCACTGACAAACAGAGTTCTGAAAATGCCTCCCAAGAGTTCTGTTGGAGAAAAGGTCAAAAAGCCCACCCATGTTAGACAGCTTTTCAGAAGTCTCAGCTTTGATGCAAACATGAGGAAACTAGCCGACGCACAGAGAGAAGGCACACAATCGAAGTCCTGCAATTGGTCAGACCTCTATAGCTCATCCTCAGCAACTCTTCTGGCAGACCCAGGTAAAGGGAACGATACAGCATCAAGTCAAAAAGCAGATGGATCTTCCGTGATTTCTGTAGAAAGAACAGATTGTCTTGTATCTGGTCACTCTGAGAACTCTCTGAAACACCTGTCCATTTCACCTTTGAACTCTCACCCGTCTGTGATAGAAGGAGACTGTAGGTTAACTCCTTTGAACAGCAGAGTTACCAAAACTCCTCTGACCTCCATCAGGAGTGAGCGATTAGAGAGGGAGAATCCAAAAGCAatgtggaagagaaaagaaggcacTAGTATAGAACCACTTTTTTCCAAAAAAGCTGCAGGAGCTATGTCTGTCAGATGCACTGttgggaggaggggaagcagagtAAGCACAGGCAAACAAACTTCCAGAactataaaacagcaaaaagaggGACTGAGAAGGAAACTTTCTCCTTGTGCCCAGaaatcttctgctttttccatACACAGGCGCCAGACAGGGAAAACTACAGTGGGAAAGCAccttaagaaagaaaagcctgatgctaaaaaaataaaggtgagGAGGAAACCAAAAAGGACTTTTCTGAACTCAACAGTCGTCACAGGGATTCCTGAAAAGGGGCAGAAAGTCTCGCCAGGATCTTTTCCTAAAAAGCCAGAGAGCTTCTTCCAAAGTCAGAAGCTGGGAA ccAGCACCTGGAAAAGAAGGGAACAAAAGGAGGTCATAGACAAAGCAGCTGAAGTGTTAGAGCTGCAGAAAGTGCAAAGCCAGTCTAATGTGAAACAG ttttga
- the ZDBF2 gene encoding DBF4-type zinc finger-containing protein 2 isoform X1, producing MFDRIKRSDEASASSAQGMERQGVEGSLQQDSNSSLHTRGQEHPRPGVSTMQNRQGYCNCCHVHYSNLEQHIFSSQHRHFTTYRRNRMGTSSLMERFLQDVLQHHPHRYHDSRPTYDDMPLQITPASARIACLSSEETEKKNRGTQEISSKDQESSDDMCSSAPCPSHEGPKETSVTQTLTQKLKTEKECVVEISQQSTGICSNEKRDVLKDAQTANRSHEDQFTAVSPIPQHLSVTPLIPSSSVNPKIEKNAKNLSSSNKIPHSGCDETGTEIGDRDVLLKPCLNPALALAHPKYPSVSQQNPVYRHRDSLLITSGQSLLKQDGLQTQDETSVSDFHLRDTVGINSSLDLGTSPQLAGCKNVKTNVGDESSVDETIENVILKYCHGTTYEELHFKEENNLCLTVSSLLDRTHLEGSEMSFDCDAPIQSGTDLPKAAVKDIELLKEVQISLQDKDYGTQLSSVLKGESLQQIEKVKRDVVAHTEEPVLPALPHVPPSFVGKTWSQIMYEDDIKIEELVRDFREGRFRCYFDSESTANFTGRRMKRKKQKDEKKDDAAEGNRVESTSVKALPEFNDALSGGSDFDNQSVASDMLCNQQLLKMPRKRTWRLASRCQVVKVSHGTQTSLLDYPVTKRKMARKESDQADQKESTMWSEGEKTPNMKTRLCALKLPESYSKIMSPVQPKTTVYVLSCPEIKQCKGKPVDIPKTRKNRNSTDSKDSIRYKYKQCSLKYYDPLTNRVLKMPPKSSVGEKVKKPTHVRQLFRSLSFDANMRKLADAQREGTQSKSCNWSDLYSSSSATLLADPGKGNDTASSQKADGSSVISVERTDCLVSGHSENSLKHLSISPLNSHPSVIEGDCRLTPLNSRVTKTPLTSIRSERLERENPKAMWKRKEGTSIEPLFSKKAAGAMSVRCTVGRRGSRVSTGKQTSRTIKQQKEGLRRKLSPCAQKSSAFSIHRRQTGKTTVGKHLKKEKPDAKKIKVRRKPKRTFLNSTVVTGIPEKGQKVSPGSFPKKPESFFQSQKLGTSTWKRREQKEVIDKAAEVLELQKVQSQSNVKQEMLEKEIRLR from the exons ATGTTTGACAGAATCAAACGATCTGATGaagcttctgcttcttcagcacAAG GAATGGAAAGACAGGGTGTTGAAGGTTCGCTACAACAGGACAGCAATAGCAG TTTGCATACAAGAGGGCAAGAACATCCTCGGCCTGGAGTATCCACCATGCAGAATAGGCAAGGATACTGCAACTGCTGCCACGTACACTACAGTAATCTGGAACAG CATATTttcagctcccagcacagacaTTTTACCACTTACCGCAGGAATCGTATGGGTACCAGTAGCTTGATGGAGCGTTTCCTGCAAGATGTTTTGCAGCATCATCCCCACCGATACCATGACAGCAG gcCAACCTATGATGACATGCCACTCCAAATCACTCCAGCATCTGCTAGGATTGCTTGCCTGTCTTCAGAAGAGACGGAGAAAAAGAATAGAGGCACACAGGAGATTTCCAGCAAAGACCAGGAGTCCAGTGATGACATGTGCTCTTCTGCTCCATGTCCCTCTCATGAGGGCCCAAAGGAAACTTCTGTAACACAAACACTtactcagaaattaaaaactgagAAGGAATGTGTTGTAGAAATATCCCAGCAGTCTACTGGCATTTGTAGCAATGAGAAACGGGATGTCCTGAAAGATGCTCAAACTGCAAATCGTAGCCATGAAGACCAGTTTACAGCTGTGAGCCCCATACCTCAGCATTTGTCTGTCACTCCTTTAATACCTAGTTCTTCTGTTAAtcctaaaatagaaaaaaatgctaagaaTTTGTCATCATCAAATAAGATTCCACATAGTGGATGTGATGAAACAGGAACAGAGATAGGCGATAGGGATGTGTTATTGAAACCATGCTTGAATCCTGCTCTGGCGCTGGCTCACCCCAAATACCCTTCAGTTTCACAACAGAATCCTGTATATAGGCACAGGGATTCTTTACTTATTACCTCAGGTCAAtctcttttaaaacaagatGGTTTACAAACTCAGGATGAAACTTCGGTGTCTGATTTCCATCTCAGGGATACTGTGGGTATTAACAGCTCCCTAGATCTTGGGACTTCCCCACAACTAGCAGGATGCAAAAATGTGAAGACAAACGTGGGTGATGAAAGTTCAGTGGATGAAACTATTGAAAATGTTATTCTGAAGTACTGCCATGGAACCACATATGAAGAACTTCATTTCAAAGAGGAGAACAATCTCTGTTTAACTGTTTCATCCCTTCTGGATCGTACTCATTTAGAGGGCTCTGAAATGAGTTTTGACTGTGATGCACCTATTCAATCAGGAACAGACTTACCCAAGGCAGCTGTAAAAGACATAGAGTTGCTAAAAGAGGTCCAAATAAGTTTGCAAGATAAAGATTATGGAACACAgctctcttctgttttaaaaggtGAATCATTGCAGCAAATAGAAAAAGTGAAGCGGGATGTAGTAGCTCATACTGAAGAACCAGttcttccagctctgcctcatgtGCCTCCTTCTTTTGTGGGAAAGACTTGGTCTCAAATAATGTATGAAGATGATATAAAAATTGAAGAACTTGTGCGTGATTTCAGGGAAGGTCGTTTTCGCTGCTACTTTGACAGCGAATCCACAGCCAACTTTACGGGGAggagaatgaagagaaaaaagcagaaagacgAGAAAAAGGATGATGCTGCTGAGGGTAACAGAGTAGAAAGTACATCAGTTAAAGCACTGCCAGAATTTAATGATGCTTTAAGTGGTGGCTCTGATTTTGATAACCAATCTGTAGCTTCAGATATGCTATGCAACCAACAACTTCTTAAAATGCCTAGGAAAAGGACATGGCGCCTAGCTTCAAGATGCCAGGTGGTTAAAGTTAGCCATGGCACACAAACAAGTCTATTGGATTACCctgtaacaaaaagaaaaatggctaGAAAGGAGTCTGATCAAGCTGATCAGAAAGAAAGCACCATGTGGTCAGAAGGTGAAAAGACTCCAAACATGAAAACTAGACTATGTGCCCTTAAACTTCCCGAGTCCTATAGCAAGATTATGAGCCCTGTGCAACCCAAGACAACGGTGTATGTACTTTCATGTCCAGAGATAAAGCAGTGTAAAGGTAAACCTGTAGACATTCCTAAAACGAGGAAAAATCGTAACTCCACAGATAGCAAGGACTCTATAAGGTATAAATACAAACAGTGTTCTTTGAAGTATTATGACCCACTGACAAACAGAGTTCTGAAAATGCCTCCCAAGAGTTCTGTTGGAGAAAAGGTCAAAAAGCCCACCCATGTTAGACAGCTTTTCAGAAGTCTCAGCTTTGATGCAAACATGAGGAAACTAGCCGACGCACAGAGAGAAGGCACACAATCGAAGTCCTGCAATTGGTCAGACCTCTATAGCTCATCCTCAGCAACTCTTCTGGCAGACCCAGGTAAAGGGAACGATACAGCATCAAGTCAAAAAGCAGATGGATCTTCCGTGATTTCTGTAGAAAGAACAGATTGTCTTGTATCTGGTCACTCTGAGAACTCTCTGAAACACCTGTCCATTTCACCTTTGAACTCTCACCCGTCTGTGATAGAAGGAGACTGTAGGTTAACTCCTTTGAACAGCAGAGTTACCAAAACTCCTCTGACCTCCATCAGGAGTGAGCGATTAGAGAGGGAGAATCCAAAAGCAatgtggaagagaaaagaaggcacTAGTATAGAACCACTTTTTTCCAAAAAAGCTGCAGGAGCTATGTCTGTCAGATGCACTGttgggaggaggggaagcagagtAAGCACAGGCAAACAAACTTCCAGAactataaaacagcaaaaagaggGACTGAGAAGGAAACTTTCTCCTTGTGCCCAGaaatcttctgctttttccatACACAGGCGCCAGACAGGGAAAACTACAGTGGGAAAGCAccttaagaaagaaaagcctgatgctaaaaaaataaaggtgagGAGGAAACCAAAAAGGACTTTTCTGAACTCAACAGTCGTCACAGGGATTCCTGAAAAGGGGCAGAAAGTCTCGCCAGGATCTTTTCCTAAAAAGCCAGAGAGCTTCTTCCAAAGTCAGAAGCTGGGAA ccAGCACCTGGAAAAGAAGGGAACAAAAGGAGGTCATAGACAAAGCAGCTGAAGTGTTAGAGCTGCAGAAAGTGCAAAGCCAGTCTAATGTGAAACAG
- the ZDBF2 gene encoding DBF4-type zinc finger-containing protein 2 isoform X3, with the protein MFDRIKRSDEASASSAQGMERQGVEGSLQQDSNSSLHTRGQEHPRPGVSTMQNRQGYCNCCHVHYSNLEQHIFSSQHRHFTTYRRNRMGTSSLMERFLQDVLQHHPHRYHDSRPTYDDMPLQITPASARIACLSSEETEKKNRGTQEISSKDQESSDDMCSSAPCPSHEGPKETSVTQTLTQKLKTEKECVVEISQQSTGICSNEKRDVLKDAQTANRSHEDQFTAVSPIPQHLSVTPLIPSSSVNPKIEKNAKNLSSSNKIPHSGCDETGTEIGDRDVLLKPCLNPALALAHPKYPSVSQQNPVYRHRDSLLITSGQSLLKQDGLQTQDETSVSDFHLRDTVGINSSLDLGTSPQLAGCKNVKTNVGDESSVDETIENVILKYCHGTTYEELHFKEENNLCLTVSSLLDRTHLEGSEMSFDCDAPIQSGTDLPKAAVKDIELLKEVQISLQDKDYGTQLSSVLKGESLQQIEKVKRDVVAHTEEPVLPALPHVPPSFVGKTWSQIMYEDDIKIEELVRDFREGRFRCYFDSESTANFTGRRMKRKKQKDEKKDDAAEGNRVESTSVKALPEFNDALSGGSDFDNQSVASDMLCNQQLLKMPRKRTWRLASRCQVVKVSHGTQTSLLDYPVTKRKMARKESDQADQKESTMWSEGEKTPNMKTRLCALKLPESYSKIMSPVQPKTTVYVLSCPEIKQCKGKPVDIPKTRKNRNSTDSKDSIRYKYKQCSLKYYDPLTNRVLKMPPKSSVGEKVKKPTHVRQLFRSLSFDANMRKLADAQREGTQSKSCNWSDLYSSSSATLLADPGKGNDTASSQKADGSSVISVERTDCLVSGHSENSLKHLSISPLNSHPSVIEGDCRLTPLNSRVTKTPLTSIRSERLERENPKAMWKRKEGTSIEPLFSKKAAGAMSVRCTVGRRGSRVSTGKQTSRTIKQQKEGLRRKLSPCAQKSSAFSIHRRQTGKTTVGKHLKKEKPDAKKIKVRRKPKRTFLNSTVVTGIPEKGQKVSPGSFPKKPESFFQSQKLGSKWRLGSP; encoded by the exons ATGTTTGACAGAATCAAACGATCTGATGaagcttctgcttcttcagcacAAG GAATGGAAAGACAGGGTGTTGAAGGTTCGCTACAACAGGACAGCAATAGCAG TTTGCATACAAGAGGGCAAGAACATCCTCGGCCTGGAGTATCCACCATGCAGAATAGGCAAGGATACTGCAACTGCTGCCACGTACACTACAGTAATCTGGAACAG CATATTttcagctcccagcacagacaTTTTACCACTTACCGCAGGAATCGTATGGGTACCAGTAGCTTGATGGAGCGTTTCCTGCAAGATGTTTTGCAGCATCATCCCCACCGATACCATGACAGCAG gcCAACCTATGATGACATGCCACTCCAAATCACTCCAGCATCTGCTAGGATTGCTTGCCTGTCTTCAGAAGAGACGGAGAAAAAGAATAGAGGCACACAGGAGATTTCCAGCAAAGACCAGGAGTCCAGTGATGACATGTGCTCTTCTGCTCCATGTCCCTCTCATGAGGGCCCAAAGGAAACTTCTGTAACACAAACACTtactcagaaattaaaaactgagAAGGAATGTGTTGTAGAAATATCCCAGCAGTCTACTGGCATTTGTAGCAATGAGAAACGGGATGTCCTGAAAGATGCTCAAACTGCAAATCGTAGCCATGAAGACCAGTTTACAGCTGTGAGCCCCATACCTCAGCATTTGTCTGTCACTCCTTTAATACCTAGTTCTTCTGTTAAtcctaaaatagaaaaaaatgctaagaaTTTGTCATCATCAAATAAGATTCCACATAGTGGATGTGATGAAACAGGAACAGAGATAGGCGATAGGGATGTGTTATTGAAACCATGCTTGAATCCTGCTCTGGCGCTGGCTCACCCCAAATACCCTTCAGTTTCACAACAGAATCCTGTATATAGGCACAGGGATTCTTTACTTATTACCTCAGGTCAAtctcttttaaaacaagatGGTTTACAAACTCAGGATGAAACTTCGGTGTCTGATTTCCATCTCAGGGATACTGTGGGTATTAACAGCTCCCTAGATCTTGGGACTTCCCCACAACTAGCAGGATGCAAAAATGTGAAGACAAACGTGGGTGATGAAAGTTCAGTGGATGAAACTATTGAAAATGTTATTCTGAAGTACTGCCATGGAACCACATATGAAGAACTTCATTTCAAAGAGGAGAACAATCTCTGTTTAACTGTTTCATCCCTTCTGGATCGTACTCATTTAGAGGGCTCTGAAATGAGTTTTGACTGTGATGCACCTATTCAATCAGGAACAGACTTACCCAAGGCAGCTGTAAAAGACATAGAGTTGCTAAAAGAGGTCCAAATAAGTTTGCAAGATAAAGATTATGGAACACAgctctcttctgttttaaaaggtGAATCATTGCAGCAAATAGAAAAAGTGAAGCGGGATGTAGTAGCTCATACTGAAGAACCAGttcttccagctctgcctcatgtGCCTCCTTCTTTTGTGGGAAAGACTTGGTCTCAAATAATGTATGAAGATGATATAAAAATTGAAGAACTTGTGCGTGATTTCAGGGAAGGTCGTTTTCGCTGCTACTTTGACAGCGAATCCACAGCCAACTTTACGGGGAggagaatgaagagaaaaaagcagaaagacgAGAAAAAGGATGATGCTGCTGAGGGTAACAGAGTAGAAAGTACATCAGTTAAAGCACTGCCAGAATTTAATGATGCTTTAAGTGGTGGCTCTGATTTTGATAACCAATCTGTAGCTTCAGATATGCTATGCAACCAACAACTTCTTAAAATGCCTAGGAAAAGGACATGGCGCCTAGCTTCAAGATGCCAGGTGGTTAAAGTTAGCCATGGCACACAAACAAGTCTATTGGATTACCctgtaacaaaaagaaaaatggctaGAAAGGAGTCTGATCAAGCTGATCAGAAAGAAAGCACCATGTGGTCAGAAGGTGAAAAGACTCCAAACATGAAAACTAGACTATGTGCCCTTAAACTTCCCGAGTCCTATAGCAAGATTATGAGCCCTGTGCAACCCAAGACAACGGTGTATGTACTTTCATGTCCAGAGATAAAGCAGTGTAAAGGTAAACCTGTAGACATTCCTAAAACGAGGAAAAATCGTAACTCCACAGATAGCAAGGACTCTATAAGGTATAAATACAAACAGTGTTCTTTGAAGTATTATGACCCACTGACAAACAGAGTTCTGAAAATGCCTCCCAAGAGTTCTGTTGGAGAAAAGGTCAAAAAGCCCACCCATGTTAGACAGCTTTTCAGAAGTCTCAGCTTTGATGCAAACATGAGGAAACTAGCCGACGCACAGAGAGAAGGCACACAATCGAAGTCCTGCAATTGGTCAGACCTCTATAGCTCATCCTCAGCAACTCTTCTGGCAGACCCAGGTAAAGGGAACGATACAGCATCAAGTCAAAAAGCAGATGGATCTTCCGTGATTTCTGTAGAAAGAACAGATTGTCTTGTATCTGGTCACTCTGAGAACTCTCTGAAACACCTGTCCATTTCACCTTTGAACTCTCACCCGTCTGTGATAGAAGGAGACTGTAGGTTAACTCCTTTGAACAGCAGAGTTACCAAAACTCCTCTGACCTCCATCAGGAGTGAGCGATTAGAGAGGGAGAATCCAAAAGCAatgtggaagagaaaagaaggcacTAGTATAGAACCACTTTTTTCCAAAAAAGCTGCAGGAGCTATGTCTGTCAGATGCACTGttgggaggaggggaagcagagtAAGCACAGGCAAACAAACTTCCAGAactataaaacagcaaaaagaggGACTGAGAAGGAAACTTTCTCCTTGTGCCCAGaaatcttctgctttttccatACACAGGCGCCAGACAGGGAAAACTACAGTGGGAAAGCAccttaagaaagaaaagcctgatgctaaaaaaataaaggtgagGAGGAAACCAAAAAGGACTTTTCTGAACTCAACAGTCGTCACAGGGATTCCTGAAAAGGGGCAGAAAGTCTCGCCAGGATCTTTTCCTAAAAAGCCAGAGAGCTTCTTCCAAAGTCAGAAGCTGGGAAGTAAGTGGAGATTGGGGTCACCCTAG